The following proteins are encoded in a genomic region of Thunnus maccoyii chromosome 8, fThuMac1.1, whole genome shotgun sequence:
- the itk gene encoding tyrosine-protein kinase ITK/TSK: protein MFPRVILRGTMIKKSQQKKRTSPCNYKERYFVLDTQELKYSERRRGKKPMLKGCIELSRIKCVELVYSDVPIPCNYKYPFQVFHDSHYLYIFAPDNDCRQRWVRAIKEETKCNNLVTKYHPNFWMDGKWRCCQQTEKLAAGCHVYDPVGYASKKPLPQIPDPEVGLNDSGQRVVIALQDYTPYGDEDLPLRKDQEYILISSSHPDWWAVQDDKGNTGFVPNTYVAEKFGNNFERFEWYNRNITRGEAEELLMREGKEGAFMVRDSRQAGVYTVSVFTKAPGSNGEKNPRVKHYQIRQTETGESAFYLAEKYLFSTIPELIHYHQHNAAGLITRLRHPVSQGGGCSQDTADPSKDQWEVHLEELTLGEELGSGQFGLVLEGRWRERRVAVKMVREECMSDEEFKEEARVMMRLSHSKLVQLYGVCTQRSPMCLVFEFMENGCLSDFLRARKGQLSQDVMLGMCLDVSEGMAYLESSNFIHRDLAARNCLVSKNNEVKVSDFGMTRFVLDDQYTSSQCSKFPVKWSAPEVIKFCKFSSKSDVWSFGVLMWEVYNEGRLPYENRSNAEVVESLNAGLRLLKPRLAPEPVYLLMEWSWKERPDDRPSFALLLHELASLSDL from the exons ATGTTTCCCAGGGTGATTTTGAGAGGAACAATGATCAAAAAATCtcagcaaaagaaaagaacatcGCCATGCAACTACAAGGAGAGATATTTTGTACTGGATACCCAAGAGTTGAAGTATTCAGAACGCCGTCGGGGA AAAAAGCCCATGCTGAAAGGCTGCATCGAGTTGTCCAGAATTAAGTGTGTGGAGCTTGTTTATAGTGACGTCCCCATACCATGCAACTATAAGTACCCTTTTCAG GTTTTTCATGACAGCCATTACCTCTACATTTTTGCCCCAGACAATGATTGCCGTCAAAGATGGGTCAGAGCCATCAAAGAGG AGACAAAGTGTAACAATTTGGTTACAAAATACCACCCAAACTTCTGGATGGATGGAAAATGGAGATGTTGCcaacaaacagagaaactgGCAGCGGGCTGTCATGTATATGACCCAGTTGGTTATG CTTCTAAAAAGCCACTCCCTCAAATCCCGGATCCAGAG GTGGGACTGAATGATTCAGGACAGAGGGTGGTCATCGCTCTGCAAGACTACACACCATACGGAGACGAGGACTTGCCGCTTCGGAAAGACCAGGAGTATATACTGATTAGCAGTTCCCACCCTGACTGGTGGGCCGTACAGGATGACAAGGG GAACACAGGCTTCGTGCCCAATACTTACGTAGCTGAAAAatttggcaacaattttgagaGATTTGA ATGGTACAACAGAAACATAACCAGAGGGGAAGCAGAAGAGCTGTTAATGAGAGAG GGAAAAGAAGGTGCATTCATGGTGCGTGACTCAAGACAGGCAGGAGTCTACACAGTGTCGGTGTTCACCAAAGCACCGGG GTCTAATGGGGAGAAGAATCCAAGAGTGAAACATTACCAAATCcgacagacagaaacaggagaGTCCGCATTTTACTTGGCAGAGAAGTACCTGTTCAGCACCATTCCTGAGCTCATCCATTACCACCAACACAATGCTGCCG GCCTGATAACACGTTTGAGGCACCCGGTCTCTCAAGGCGGAGGCTGCTCCCAGGACACCGCTGATCCCTCCAAAG ATCAGTGGGAGGTGCACCTTGAGGAGCTGACCTTGGGTGAGGAGCTAGGCAGCGGCCAGTTCGGGCTGGTGCTggaggggaggtggagggagaggagggtggCGGTGAAGATGGTGAGAGAAGAGTGCATGTCAGATGAGGAATTTAAAGAAGAGGCAAGAGTCATGAT gaGATTGTCCCACTCTAAGCTGGTTCAGCTCTATGGTGTGTGCACCCAGCGTTCTCCCATGTGTCTGGTGTTTGAGTTCATGGAGAATGGCTGTCTGTCAGACTTCCTGCGAGCCAGGAAAGGGCAGTTGTCTCAGGACGTGATGTTAGGGATGTGTCTGGATGTCAGTGAGGGGATGGCTTACTTGGAGAGCTCTAACTTCATCCACAGAGACCTG GCTGCAAGGAACTGTCTTGTTTCAAAGAACAATGAGGTGAAGGTGTCTGATTTTGGTATGACCAG ATTTGTTCTTGATGATCAGTACACAAGCTCCCAGTGCTCCAAGTTTCCTGTCAAGTGGTCAGCACCAGAGGTCATCAAATTCTGCAAGTTCAGCAGCAAGTCTGACGTCTGGTCATTCG GTGTGCTCATGTGGGAGGTGTACAACGAGGGCCGTCTGCCCTATGAGAACCGCTCTAATGCTGAGGTGGTGGAGTCCCTGAATGCAGGCTTGAGGCTCCTGAAGCCACGTTTGGCACCAGAGCCTGTCTACCTGCTCATGGAGTGGTCCTGGAAGGAG AGACCAGACGATCGTCCATCCtttgctctgctgctgcatgaGCTGGCCTCCCTCTCAGACCTGTGA
- the med7 gene encoding mediator of RNA polymerase II transcription subunit 7: MGEPQQVSALPPPPMQYIKEYTDENIRKGLAPKPPPPIRDSYMMFGNQFQCDDLIIRPLESQGIERLHPVQFDHKRELKKLNMSILVNFLDLLDILIKSPGSIKREEKLEDLKLLFVHMHHLINEYRPHQARETLRVMMEVQKRQRLETAERFQKHLERVVEMIQGCLASLPDDLPQMEGADSASDGTRTVSAATSVSCSSGQAPRLKTEPMDVEEAGASCMAVAHQDKSVAATKRDKMWDKDAAMCSIIDEIA; encoded by the coding sequence ATGGGTGAACCACAGCAGGTGAGTGCCCTGCCCCCTCCACCTATGCAGTACATCAAAGAGTACACAGATGAAAACATCCGCAAGGGTCTGGCTCCAAAGCCCCCTCCACCCATCAGAGATAGCTACATGATGTTTGGCAACCAGTTCCAGTGTGATGACCTCATCATCCGGCCTCTGGAGAGCCAAGGCATCGAGAGGCTCCATCCTGTGCAGTTTGACCACAAACGGGAGCTCAAGAAGCTCAACATGTCCATCCTCGTGAACTTCCTGGACCTGCTGGACATCCTCATCAAGAGCCCTGGCAGTATAAAACGAGAGGAGAAGCTGGAGGACTTGAAGCTACTGTTTGTTCACATGCACCACCTGATAAATGAGTACAGGCCACATCAAGCTAGGGAGACGCTGAGGGTGATGATGGAGGTGCAGAAAAGACAGAGGCtagagacagcagagaggttCCAAAAACATCTGGAGAGGGTGGTGGAGATGATCCAGGGGTGCCTTGCCTCCCTACCTGATGACTTACCACAGATGGAGGGCGCAGACAGTGCTAGTGACGGGACAAGGACTGTGTCCGCAGCAACCAGTGTTAGTTGCTCCTCTGGGCAGGCCCCCAGGCTGAAAACTGAACCTATGGATGTAGAGGAAGCAGGGGCCAGCTGTATGGCAGTAGCTCACCAGGACAAGAGTGTTGCTGCTACAAAGAGGGACAAAATGTGGGACAAAGATGCTGCCATGTGCAGTATTATAGATGAAATTGCTTAG
- the lonrf1 gene encoding LON peptidase N-terminal domain and RING finger protein 1, which translates to MDLLECPLCLFLMCEPVTMSCGHTFCRRCIGSCLPSKCPTCKERLKQREVKSMKNNVLLISVAEKCCPDETKMKCHIQEKLKAKEFLEALRVANEGINLVPDDQSLRVYRAEANCGLMHFPEALTDLDYLCCLRPNWTWGFFRKGNVLLEMGQQTEALTQFHHCLKLQTDFVPAKSQIKKILEAEGMPVPEEGSRILQMLSEYLKEPCPITSLSSSQGPTHPEVLKHPHGDEGEAQERREACQVKHDTGTECCLSLCQAVSFLPTAEEDEEMMMRKEDGRGRGESSHSREKTLGVLTVSDFECPLCIRLFYEPVTTPCGHTFCKNCIERSLDHNLRCPLCKQPLQEYFKNRKYNPTVLLQDIMNQLFPSQLAERKQVHEAEMAELSNLTKDIPIFVCTVAYPGVPCPLHIFEPRYRLMMRRCMETGTKKFGMCSYEHGKGFADYGCMLEIHSLELLPDGRSYVDTVGGSRFRVLKRGQRDGYHTADIEYLEDLKVDGSELELLQGLHDSVYQQAQDWYQRLGSRIREQIDRQYGTMPDTEENIQASSNGPAWCWWLLSVLQMDPAYQTTVLSLTSLKDRLGHLRLVLEYFSQS; encoded by the exons ATGGATCTGCTGGAGTGTCCGCTCTGTCTCTTCCTGATGTGCGAGCCGGTGACCATGTCGTGCGGTCACACGTTTTGCCGGAGGTGCATTGGGAGTTGCCTCCCGTCCAAATGCCCGACGTGCAAAGAAAGGTTAAAGCAAAGAGAAGTGAAAAGCATGAAGAACAACGTTTTGCTCATCAGTGTGGCTGAAAAGTGCTGCCCCGACGAGACAAAAATGAAGTGCCATATACAGGAGAAGCTCAAAGCCAAGGAGTTCCTGGAAGCTTTACGCGTCGCAAACGAGGGGATAAACTTGG TCCCAGATGACCAGAGTTTGAGGGTGTACAGAGCTGAAGCTAACTGTGGCCTGATGCATTTCCCTGAGGCTCTGACGGACCTTGACTACCTCTGCTGCCTTCGTCCTAACTGGACTTGG GGCTTCTTTCGTAAAGGGAATGTACTGCTGGAAATGGGTCAGCAGACAGAAGCCCTCACCCAGTTCCACCATTGCCTAAAACTTCAAACTGACTTTGTTCCTGCAAAGAGCCAGATCAAGAAG ATCCTGGAGGCAGAGGGCATGCCGGTGCCGGAGGAGGGGTCCCGCATCTTGCAGATGTTATCTGAGTACCTGAAAGAGCCCTGCCCCATTACCAGCCTCAGTAGCTCCCAGGGCCCGACACACCCTGAGGTCCTCAAACATCCACATGGGGATGAGGGAGAGGcccaagagaggagagaggcctGCCAG GTGAAGCATGATACGGGTACTGAGTGCTGCCTCAGCCTCTGCCAAGCTGTTTCCTTCCTCCCCACCGCTGAAGAGGAcgaggagatgatgatgaggaaggAAGATGGGCGTGGCAGGG gtgaaAGTAgtcacagcagagagaaaactcTGGGCGTTCTCACTGTGTCAGACTTTGAGTGCCCTCTCTGCATTAG GTTGTTTTATGAGCCAGTCACTACTCCCTGCGGTCACACCTTCTGTAAAAACTGCATAGAGAGGAGTCTGGACCACAACCTCCGCTGTCCGCTCTGCAAACAGCCACTACAAGAG TACTTTAAAAATAGAAAGTACAACCCCACAGTTCTGCTTCAGGACATCATGAACCAGCTTTTCCCCTCACAGTTGGCTGAGAGGAAACAGGTCCACGAGGCTGAGATGGCTGAACTGTCCAA TCTTACTAAGGACATCCCCATATTTGTTTGCACGGTGGCCTACCCTGGAGTGCCCTGCCCTCTGCACATTTTTGAGCCTCGATACCGGCTGATGATGCGTCGCTGTATGGAGACTGGCACCAAGAAGTTTGGCATGTGCAGCTACGAGCATGGCAAAGG GTTTGCCGACTACGGCTGTATGTTGGAGATCCatagcctggagctgctgccTGATGGGCGGTCCTATGTGGACACTGTGGGTGGCAGCAGATTCAGGGTTCTAAAGAGAGGCCAGAGAGATGGCTACCACACCGCTGATATAGAGTACCTGGAGGACCTCAAG GTCGACGGCAGTGAGTTGGAGCTTTTGCAAGGTCTTCATGACAGCGTGTACCAGCAGGCTCAAGATTGGTACCAGCGCCTTGGAAGCCGCATTCGCGAACAGATCGACAGACAGTATGGCACCATGCCCGACACGGAGGAAAACATTCAA GCCTCGTCCAATGGTCCAGCCTGGTGTTGGTGGCTGCTGTCTGTCCTGCAGATGGACCCTGCCTATCAAACCACTGTCCTGTCCCTGACCTCACTCAAAGACCGCCTGGGACACCTACGCCTCGTCCTTGAGTACTTCTCTCAGAGCTAG